One window of the Saccopteryx bilineata isolate mSacBil1 chromosome 2, mSacBil1_pri_phased_curated, whole genome shotgun sequence genome contains the following:
- the C2H21orf91 gene encoding protein EURL homolog isoform X2 yields MNEEEQFVNIDLNDDNICSVCKLETDKETLSFCHVCFELDIEGVAKSNLLHTTSLRGHKDCFEKYHLIANQDCPQSKLSRSTYYEDVKTILSKKINWIVQYAQNKDVDSESECSKNPQQHLFNFRHKPDKKLCPQFDSQVPKYSAKWIGGSTASLLDCTQRILEQRENTDFGLAVLQDSSATLCHNNVLWPHSHRQTQHKEETISNPEANVSTRHPHYNREELNSMTFGEVTQLNARLRQQVQEVFEELTHQVQEKDSLASELHVRHVAIEQLLKNYSKLPCLQVGRAGMKAHLPIN; encoded by the exons ATGAACGAAGAAGAGCAGTTTGTAAACATTGATTTGAATGATGACAACATTTGCAGTGTTTGTAAACTGGAAacagacaaagaaacactctCCTTCTGCCACGTTTGTTTTGAGCTAGATATTGAGG gAGTAGCAAAATCTAATCTCTTACACACCACATCGTTAAGGGGCCATAAAGACTGCTTTGAAAAATACCATTTGATTGCAAACCAGGATTGTCCTCAATCAAAGCTTTCCAGAAGTACTTATTATGAAGACGTTAAAACCATTCTGAGTAAGAAGATAAACTGGATTGTACAGTATGCACAGAATAAGGATGTGGATTCTGAGTCTGAATGTTCTAAAAATCCCCAGCAGCACCTGTTTAATTTCAGGCATAAACCAGATAAAAAGCTATGCCCACAGTTTGACTCACAAGTACCAAAGTATTCTGCAAAGTGGATAGGTGGAAGTACGGCTAGCCTCTTGGACTGCACACAGAGAATATTGGAGCAGAGGGAAAATACAGACTTTGGGCTGGCTGTGTTACAAGATTCAAGTGCCACATTATGCCACAATAATGTATTGTGGCCTCATAGTCACAGGCAGACACAGCATAAAGAAGAGACGATCTCTAATCCAGAGGCTAATGTCTCGACCCGGCATCCACATTACAACAGAGAGGAAT TGAATTCGATGACTTTTGGTGAGGTAACGCAACTGAATGCAAGGCTCCGACAGCAAGTACAGG aaGTTTTTGAAGAGTTAACACACCAAGTACAAGAAAAAGATTCTTTGGCCTCAGAGCTCCACGTCCGCCATGTTGCCATCGAACAGCTTCTAAAGAACTATTCCAAGTTACCATGTCTGCAAGTGGGGCGAGCAGGAATGAAGGCCCACCTGCCCATAAACTGA
- the C2H21orf91 gene encoding protein EURL homolog isoform X3, with protein MKRGTMNEEEQFVNIDLNDDNICSVCKLETDKETLSFCHVCFELDIEGVAKSNLLHTTSLRGHKDCFEKYHLIANQDCPQSKLSRSTYYEDVKTILSKKINWIVQYAQNKDVDSESECSKNPQQHLFNFRHKPDKKLCPQFDSQVPKYSAKWIGGSTASLLDCTQRILEQRENTDFGLAVLQDSSATLCHNNVLWPHSHRQTQHKEETISNPEANVSTRHPHYNREE; from the exons ATGAAACG GGGCACTATGAACGAAGAAGAGCAGTTTGTAAACATTGATTTGAATGATGACAACATTTGCAGTGTTTGTAAACTGGAAacagacaaagaaacactctCCTTCTGCCACGTTTGTTTTGAGCTAGATATTGAGG gAGTAGCAAAATCTAATCTCTTACACACCACATCGTTAAGGGGCCATAAAGACTGCTTTGAAAAATACCATTTGATTGCAAACCAGGATTGTCCTCAATCAAAGCTTTCCAGAAGTACTTATTATGAAGACGTTAAAACCATTCTGAGTAAGAAGATAAACTGGATTGTACAGTATGCACAGAATAAGGATGTGGATTCTGAGTCTGAATGTTCTAAAAATCCCCAGCAGCACCTGTTTAATTTCAGGCATAAACCAGATAAAAAGCTATGCCCACAGTTTGACTCACAAGTACCAAAGTATTCTGCAAAGTGGATAGGTGGAAGTACGGCTAGCCTCTTGGACTGCACACAGAGAATATTGGAGCAGAGGGAAAATACAGACTTTGGGCTGGCTGTGTTACAAGATTCAAGTGCCACATTATGCCACAATAATGTATTGTGGCCTCATAGTCACAGGCAGACACAGCATAAAGAAGAGACGATCTCTAATCCAGAGGCTAATGTCTCGACCCGGCATCCACATTACAACAGAGAGGAAT aa
- the C2H21orf91 gene encoding protein EURL homolog isoform X1 gives MKRGTMNEEEQFVNIDLNDDNICSVCKLETDKETLSFCHVCFELDIEGVAKSNLLHTTSLRGHKDCFEKYHLIANQDCPQSKLSRSTYYEDVKTILSKKINWIVQYAQNKDVDSESECSKNPQQHLFNFRHKPDKKLCPQFDSQVPKYSAKWIGGSTASLLDCTQRILEQRENTDFGLAVLQDSSATLCHNNVLWPHSHRQTQHKEETISNPEANVSTRHPHYNREELNSMTFGEVTQLNARLRQQVQEVFEELTHQVQEKDSLASELHVRHVAIEQLLKNYSKLPCLQVGRAGMKAHLPIN, from the exons ATGAAACG GGGCACTATGAACGAAGAAGAGCAGTTTGTAAACATTGATTTGAATGATGACAACATTTGCAGTGTTTGTAAACTGGAAacagacaaagaaacactctCCTTCTGCCACGTTTGTTTTGAGCTAGATATTGAGG gAGTAGCAAAATCTAATCTCTTACACACCACATCGTTAAGGGGCCATAAAGACTGCTTTGAAAAATACCATTTGATTGCAAACCAGGATTGTCCTCAATCAAAGCTTTCCAGAAGTACTTATTATGAAGACGTTAAAACCATTCTGAGTAAGAAGATAAACTGGATTGTACAGTATGCACAGAATAAGGATGTGGATTCTGAGTCTGAATGTTCTAAAAATCCCCAGCAGCACCTGTTTAATTTCAGGCATAAACCAGATAAAAAGCTATGCCCACAGTTTGACTCACAAGTACCAAAGTATTCTGCAAAGTGGATAGGTGGAAGTACGGCTAGCCTCTTGGACTGCACACAGAGAATATTGGAGCAGAGGGAAAATACAGACTTTGGGCTGGCTGTGTTACAAGATTCAAGTGCCACATTATGCCACAATAATGTATTGTGGCCTCATAGTCACAGGCAGACACAGCATAAAGAAGAGACGATCTCTAATCCAGAGGCTAATGTCTCGACCCGGCATCCACATTACAACAGAGAGGAAT TGAATTCGATGACTTTTGGTGAGGTAACGCAACTGAATGCAAGGCTCCGACAGCAAGTACAGG aaGTTTTTGAAGAGTTAACACACCAAGTACAAGAAAAAGATTCTTTGGCCTCAGAGCTCCACGTCCGCCATGTTGCCATCGAACAGCTTCTAAAGAACTATTCCAAGTTACCATGTCTGCAAGTGGGGCGAGCAGGAATGAAGGCCCACCTGCCCATAAACTGA